One window of the Nocardia huaxiensis genome contains the following:
- the disA gene encoding DNA integrity scanning diadenylate cyclase DisA, which produces MAGRWMSGLLGRSGTLSSRGGDTAALQEFPVEAERDVIARLVPGTQLRDGIDRILLAGTGGLVVLGYDERVERICDGGFELDVEFAPTRLRELSKMDGAVVLSTDGSRIVRANVHLVPDPALPTVESGTRHKAAERTAAQTGYPVVSVSASTGLVTVYVGGARHLVQPSAIILTRANQAMATLQRYRSRLDEVTRRLSALEVEDLAALRDVLTVVHCLELMRRTAGEIEQDVLELGVDGRQLALQLSELIADTENLRRLLVRDYLVGEAAGEAQVDRALARLDALAEPDLLELANLAPPLGYPATLEALDTAVGPRGYRLIAQIPRVPFRRVEPLVANFGTLRALLEAAQADLEDVDGVNAQLARRIREGLARLSEHGYA; this is translated from the coding sequence ATGGCCGGGCGCTGGATGAGCGGGCTGCTGGGCCGTTCGGGGACGCTGTCCTCGCGCGGCGGTGATACTGCCGCGCTGCAGGAGTTTCCGGTGGAGGCCGAGCGGGATGTGATCGCGCGGCTGGTGCCGGGCACGCAGCTGCGGGACGGCATCGACCGGATTCTGCTGGCGGGTACGGGCGGGCTGGTGGTGCTCGGCTACGACGAGCGGGTGGAGCGGATCTGCGACGGCGGCTTCGAACTGGATGTGGAGTTCGCGCCGACGCGGTTGCGGGAACTGTCGAAAATGGATGGGGCCGTGGTGCTCTCCACCGACGGGTCGCGGATCGTGCGGGCCAATGTGCATCTGGTGCCGGATCCGGCGCTGCCCACGGTGGAGTCGGGGACCCGGCACAAGGCGGCCGAGCGCACTGCCGCGCAGACCGGATACCCGGTGGTGTCGGTGAGCGCCTCGACCGGGCTGGTGACCGTATACGTCGGTGGCGCACGGCATCTCGTGCAGCCGTCGGCGATCATCCTGACGCGGGCCAATCAGGCCATGGCCACGCTGCAGCGGTATCGGTCGCGGCTGGACGAGGTGACGCGGCGGTTGTCGGCCCTCGAGGTGGAGGATCTGGCGGCGCTGCGCGATGTGCTCACGGTGGTGCACTGCCTCGAGCTCATGCGGCGCACGGCGGGTGAGATCGAGCAGGATGTGCTGGAGCTCGGCGTGGACGGCCGCCAGTTGGCCCTGCAATTGAGCGAATTGATCGCCGACACCGAGAATCTGCGCCGCCTGCTGGTGCGCGACTATCTGGTCGGTGAGGCGGCGGGTGAGGCGCAGGTGGATCGCGCCCTCGCCCGGCTGGACGCGCTGGCCGAGCCGGATCTGCTGGAGCTGGCGAATCTGGCTCCGCCCCTGGGCTATCCGGCCACGCTGGAGGCCCTGGACACCGCGGTCGGCCCGCGCGGTTACCGGCTGATCGCTCAGATTCCGCGCGTGCCCTTCCGCAGGGTCGAACCCCTGGTGGCCAATTTCGGGACGCTACGCGCGCTGCTGGAGGCCGCGCAGGCCGATCTGGAGGACGTGGACGGCGTGAACGCCCAACTGGCGCGCCGCATTCGGGAGGGCCTCGCGCGATTGAGCGAGCACGGCTACGCCTGA
- a CDS encoding carbonic anhydrase: protein MPHSNPISAWKALREGNERFVNGTLQHPSQGAADRARLSKGQQPSAILFGCGDSRVAAEIVFDQGLGEMFVVRTAGHVIDSSVLGSIEYGVHVLNVPLIVVLGHDTCGAVHATIDALDNGNVPGGFIRSVVERVTPSILLGRREGLSSVDELEARHVEETARLLMQRSMIISQRVATGECAIACVTYNLAEGQIKLHRVIGNIGEIV from the coding sequence ATGCCGCATTCCAACCCGATCAGTGCCTGGAAAGCCCTGCGTGAAGGCAACGAGCGCTTCGTCAACGGCACGTTGCAGCACCCTAGCCAGGGCGCCGCCGACCGGGCCAGGCTCAGCAAAGGCCAGCAGCCCTCGGCCATTCTCTTCGGTTGCGGCGACTCCCGCGTGGCCGCCGAGATCGTCTTCGACCAGGGCCTGGGCGAGATGTTCGTGGTCCGCACGGCCGGCCATGTCATCGACTCCTCCGTGCTCGGATCCATCGAGTACGGCGTGCACGTCCTCAATGTGCCGCTGATCGTGGTGCTCGGCCACGACACCTGCGGCGCGGTGCACGCCACCATCGACGCTCTCGACAACGGCAATGTGCCCGGCGGGTTCATTCGCAGCGTCGTCGAACGCGTCACCCCGTCCATCCTGCTCGGCCGCCGCGAAGGGCTCAGCTCCGTCGACGAGCTCGAGGCCCGCCACGTCGAGGAGACCGCTCGCCTGCTCATGCAGCGGTCGATGATCATCTCCCAGCGCGTCGCCACCGGCGAGTGCGCCATCGCCTGCGTCACCTACAACCTCGCCGAAGGTCAGATCAAGCTGCACCGCGTCATCGGCAATATCGGCGAAATCGTCTGA
- a CDS encoding A/G-specific adenine glycosylase: MDSDTLIDWYGETARDLPWRRPEVTAWQILMSEIMLQQTPVVRVEPIWREWVARWPVPSAMAAAPQGEVLRAWGKLGYPRRALRLHECAQVLARDHGDEVPTDVDVLLSLPGIGAYTARAVACFAYGQRVPVVDTNVRRVVARAVHGKAEAGNPAARDLTETEALLPARVDRAAVFSAALMELGATVCTARNPDCARCPLPACAWVAAGRPASEVVRRVQKYEGTDRQARGRLLDVLRDAHGPVERVLLDLAWTRDPGQRARALDSLLVDGLIEQTADGLFALAGEGGTVS; this comes from the coding sequence TTGGACAGCGACACGCTCATCGACTGGTACGGCGAAACCGCCCGCGATCTCCCGTGGCGGCGGCCGGAAGTCACCGCCTGGCAGATTCTGATGAGCGAAATCATGTTGCAGCAGACACCTGTGGTCCGCGTCGAACCGATCTGGCGGGAATGGGTGGCCCGCTGGCCGGTGCCCTCCGCCATGGCCGCCGCCCCGCAGGGTGAGGTGCTGCGGGCCTGGGGCAAGCTCGGTTACCCGCGCCGCGCGCTGCGCCTGCACGAGTGCGCCCAGGTGCTGGCTCGCGATCACGGTGACGAGGTGCCCACGGATGTGGATGTGCTGCTGAGCCTCCCGGGCATCGGCGCGTACACCGCCCGCGCCGTGGCGTGTTTCGCCTACGGTCAGCGAGTCCCGGTGGTGGACACCAATGTTCGCCGCGTCGTGGCGCGCGCCGTGCACGGCAAGGCCGAGGCGGGCAATCCGGCAGCCCGCGACCTCACCGAAACCGAGGCCCTGCTCCCGGCCCGCGTCGACCGCGCGGCGGTCTTCTCGGCCGCTCTCATGGAATTGGGCGCGACCGTCTGCACCGCCCGCAATCCGGACTGCGCGCGCTGCCCGCTCCCGGCCTGTGCGTGGGTCGCGGCGGGCCGCCCGGCGTCGGAAGTGGTGCGCCGCGTGCAGAAGTACGAGGGCACCGACCGTCAGGCCCGCGGCCGCCTCCTCGACGTGCTGCGTGACGCGCACGGGCCGGTGGAGCGCGTCCTGCTCGATCTTGCCTGGACGCGCGATCCGGGTCAGCGCGCCCGCGCACTCGACTCACTGCTGGTGGACGGCCTCATCGAGCAGACCGCCGACGGCCTGTTCGCACTCGCGGGCGAGGGCGGCACGGTCTCCTGA
- a CDS encoding metal ABC transporter permease, giving the protein MNDKLSGVLTKMLDFSTTANLLSYDFVQQAVIAAALLGLLAGAIGPLIISRQMSFAVHGTSELSLTGAAAALLAGIGVGMGAIIGSVVAAVLFGVLGNRARERDSVIAVVLSFGLGLSVLFLWLGPERAGSKFSLLTGQVASVGYSGLSLLATCTAAVLIVLAAIYRPLLFASSDPEVAVARGVPVRALSIVFAVLLGVTAAFGVQIVGALLVLSLLITPAAAAAQLTANPVRATVLAIVFAETAAVGGILLSLAPGVPISTFVTTISFTIYLVCRLIGSRTRNRRKALVPA; this is encoded by the coding sequence ATGAACGACAAGCTCTCCGGCGTCCTGACGAAGATGCTGGACTTCTCCACCACCGCGAATCTGCTGTCCTACGACTTCGTGCAGCAGGCCGTGATCGCGGCCGCGCTGCTGGGCCTGCTCGCGGGAGCCATCGGCCCGCTGATCATTTCGCGGCAGATGTCGTTCGCGGTGCACGGCACCAGCGAACTGTCGCTCACCGGCGCGGCGGCGGCGCTGCTCGCGGGAATCGGCGTCGGGATGGGGGCGATCATCGGCTCCGTGGTGGCGGCCGTGCTGTTCGGCGTGCTGGGAAACCGTGCGCGCGAACGCGATTCGGTCATCGCCGTGGTGCTGTCCTTCGGGCTCGGCCTGTCGGTGCTGTTCCTCTGGCTCGGCCCCGAGCGGGCGGGCTCGAAGTTCTCGCTGCTCACCGGGCAGGTGGCCAGCGTCGGTTACAGCGGGCTGAGCCTGCTCGCCACCTGCACCGCCGCCGTGCTGATCGTGCTCGCGGCCATCTACCGGCCGCTGCTGTTCGCCAGCTCCGACCCGGAAGTGGCGGTGGCGCGCGGAGTTCCGGTGCGGGCGCTGTCCATCGTGTTCGCCGTGCTGCTCGGCGTCACCGCGGCCTTCGGCGTGCAGATCGTCGGTGCGCTGCTGGTGCTGTCGCTGCTCATCACCCCGGCTGCGGCAGCGGCCCAGCTCACCGCGAACCCGGTCCGCGCAACGGTTCTCGCGATCGTGTTCGCCGAAACCGCGGCGGTGGGCGGCATCCTGCTGTCCCTCGCGCCCGGCGTGCCGATCTCGACCTTCGTCACCACCATCTCGTTCACCATCTACCTGGTGTGCCGGCTGATCGGTTCGCGCACCCGCAACCGCCGCAAGGCGCTCGTTCCAGCCTGA
- a CDS encoding metal ABC transporter ATP-binding protein has product MPVNGQVSTATASRAEAAPATADSAPAVRLSNARLAFGDRTLWQGLDLEIQPGEFIAVLGPNGSGKTSLLKVLLGQNSLSGGAAEIAGKPARAGNPDIGYVPQQKTFDAGVQLRGVDLVGLGVDGHRWGLGLRGRKERKRKVAEAITAVGAEKFADSPVDVLSGGEQQRLRVAQALVGDPRVLLCDEPLLSLDLANQRLVSELIDQRRHSHDTAVLFVTHEINPILPLVDRVLYLVDGKFRIGTPDEVMTSEVLSELYGTQVDVLRVRGRLVVVGTGDVMDALGTAGGHCHGDDEVRA; this is encoded by the coding sequence ATGCCTGTGAACGGACAGGTTTCAACGGCGACCGCAAGCCGCGCGGAAGCCGCGCCGGCCACCGCCGACAGCGCGCCCGCGGTCCGGCTGTCGAACGCGCGACTGGCGTTCGGCGACCGAACCCTGTGGCAGGGACTGGATCTGGAAATTCAGCCCGGAGAATTCATTGCGGTCTTGGGGCCCAACGGATCCGGGAAAACCTCGCTGCTGAAAGTGTTGCTCGGCCAGAATTCGCTCAGCGGCGGCGCCGCCGAAATCGCCGGAAAACCCGCGCGCGCGGGGAATCCCGATATCGGATATGTCCCGCAGCAGAAGACCTTCGACGCCGGAGTGCAATTGCGCGGCGTCGATCTGGTCGGACTCGGCGTGGACGGGCACCGCTGGGGACTCGGACTGCGCGGGCGCAAGGAACGCAAAAGAAAAGTGGCGGAAGCCATTACAGCCGTGGGGGCGGAGAAATTCGCCGACTCACCAGTGGACGTGCTGTCCGGCGGTGAACAGCAGCGACTACGCGTCGCGCAGGCCCTGGTCGGCGATCCGCGCGTCCTGCTCTGCGACGAACCGCTGCTCAGCCTCGACCTCGCCAATCAGCGCCTCGTGTCCGAACTCATCGACCAGCGGCGGCACTCACACGACACCGCCGTGCTGTTCGTGACACACGAGATCAATCCCATTCTGCCGCTGGTGGATCGGGTGCTCTACCTGGTCGACGGCAAGTTCCGGATCGGCACGCCCGACGAGGTCATGACCTCCGAGGTGCTGTCCGAGCTGTACGGCACCCAGGTCGACGTGCTGCGGGTACGCGGGCGGCTCGTGGTCGTCGGCACCGGCGACGTCATGGACGCGCTCGGCACCGCCGGCGGGCACTGCCACGGCGACGACGAGGTCCGGGCATGA
- a CDS encoding metal ABC transporter solute-binding protein, Zn/Mn family produces MTARLARGFACFAAGLAAVATLTACGGKSGSDELTVVASTNVWGDIARTVAGSDVKVESIINDPSADPHSFELSPVDAAKISDAELVVYNGGGYDEFIDKAIAGKNKRNVNAVEIAGEDSHEHGATTTAAPATTGGHDHEHGNEHVWYDVHVAGEVAEHIAEQLGEIDPAHKDDYAKRAADFAAQLTAIEAVTTKIAAEHPNQPVLQTEPLAYYMLLAAKADDRTPHGFQEAVEQETDPAPADVAAVRDLLNGKQVRALVYNIQTESKITEDLRKTAESAGIPVVNVTETLPEGQTYVQWMTANAQALAKALG; encoded by the coding sequence GTGACCGCCAGACTTGCTCGAGGATTCGCCTGCTTCGCCGCAGGGCTTGCCGCTGTCGCTACTCTCACCGCGTGCGGTGGCAAGAGCGGATCCGATGAGCTGACCGTCGTGGCGTCCACCAACGTCTGGGGCGATATCGCCCGGACCGTCGCGGGCTCCGACGTGAAGGTCGAGTCGATCATCAACGACCCGAGCGCCGACCCGCACTCGTTCGAACTATCCCCCGTCGACGCGGCCAAGATCAGCGACGCCGAACTCGTCGTCTACAACGGCGGCGGCTACGACGAGTTCATCGACAAGGCCATCGCGGGCAAGAACAAGCGGAACGTGAACGCGGTCGAGATCGCCGGCGAGGACTCGCACGAACACGGCGCCACCACCACCGCCGCGCCCGCCACCACCGGCGGCCACGATCACGAGCACGGCAACGAGCACGTCTGGTACGACGTGCACGTCGCCGGTGAGGTCGCCGAGCACATCGCCGAACAGCTCGGCGAGATCGATCCCGCGCACAAGGACGACTACGCCAAGCGCGCCGCAGACTTCGCCGCCCAGCTGACCGCCATCGAGGCCGTCACCACCAAGATCGCCGCCGAGCACCCGAACCAGCCGGTCCTGCAGACCGAGCCGCTCGCCTACTACATGCTGCTCGCCGCCAAGGCCGACGACCGCACCCCGCACGGCTTCCAGGAGGCCGTCGAGCAGGAGACCGATCCGGCCCCGGCCGATGTCGCCGCCGTACGGGACCTGTTGAACGGCAAGCAGGTTCGCGCCCTCGTCTACAACATCCAGACCGAGAGCAAGATCACCGAGGACCTGCGCAAAACCGCCGAGTCCGCCGGCATCCCGGTCGTGAACGTCACCGAGACCCTCCCCGAGGGCCAGACCTACGTGCAGTGGATGACCGCCAACGCCCAGGCCCTCGCCAAGGCGCTGGGGTAA
- the otsB gene encoding trehalose-phosphatase, which translates to MSAQDLPLELRRALAAIARVPRLLVASDYDGTIAPIVSDPAKAYPHRESVSALRALAGLTGTTAAVISGRALRDLAALSRLPVEVQLIGSHGSEFDVGFVHAIDNDAKQLHQEVQATLTQIAQDNPGATVEIKPASVALHVRNASPEIGRRALVQVRQGPASWVGVQVTEGKEVIELAVVETDKGAALDIVRHQQGASAAVFIGDDVTDEKAFKRLSGPDVGIKVGDGESLAEYRVASTEDVSRALAFLLEERRSWLAGASAPRIERLTMLASPRSKALVTPDGTVTWLCHPEPDSAAVFAHLLGGPGAGHFTIQPERAGLPLSQRYIDGTMTAETRWASLQVVDYLPHDVVPERTDLTRVITGDAKAVVTFAPRPEFGQVPVRIVPDPSGLIVQGTNDPMVLRSPGVDWEIIDDGNHHTARAVVDPRQGPIVLELRCGTSDLAPAMTPEADRRREAERYWAGWASSLELPPLKPDLMKRSALTLRGLVHAPSGSILAAATTSLPEDIGGVRNWDYRYCWLRDASLTASALVSLGSIGEAEDLLAWVHRVLETLPGPERLHPLYTLYGETLPPEASLDQLPGYAGSRPVRVGNAANMQVQLDVFGPIVDLISQLAHARERKGITDPKRALPDADWELVHAMVSAVQRRWREPDHGIWEIRGNPRHHVYSKVMGWLTADRAITLARQFGRGVDPEWEKLRDTIADEVKIEGWNDEVQSYTAAYDGTDLDAATLHIGLSGLIDPSDPRFAATEAELRSGSTVYRYHHDDGLPGGEGGFHLCAAWLVEAYLLIGKREDAEALFAQLVDVAGPTGLLSEEYDPVAERSLGNHPQAYSHLGLLRCAQLLSQPVAALT; encoded by the coding sequence GTGAGCGCACAGGATTTGCCACTCGAACTTCGCCGTGCGTTGGCAGCCATCGCCCGAGTGCCTCGGCTGCTGGTCGCTTCGGACTACGACGGGACGATCGCGCCCATCGTCTCCGACCCCGCGAAGGCCTATCCCCATCGAGAATCGGTCAGTGCGCTGCGCGCACTCGCCGGTCTCACCGGAACCACCGCGGCCGTGATCTCCGGCCGTGCCCTACGAGATCTCGCGGCGCTGTCCCGGCTGCCCGTCGAGGTACAGCTGATCGGCAGCCACGGTTCGGAATTCGATGTCGGCTTCGTGCACGCCATCGACAACGACGCCAAGCAGTTGCATCAGGAAGTCCAGGCGACGCTGACCCAGATCGCCCAGGACAATCCGGGTGCGACCGTCGAGATCAAACCGGCTTCCGTCGCCCTGCATGTCCGCAATGCCTCCCCCGAAATCGGCCGCCGCGCACTCGTTCAGGTGCGGCAGGGGCCGGCCAGCTGGGTCGGCGTTCAGGTCACCGAGGGCAAGGAGGTCATCGAACTCGCGGTCGTCGAAACCGACAAGGGCGCCGCGCTGGACATCGTCCGGCATCAACAGGGAGCCTCGGCCGCCGTCTTCATCGGTGATGATGTAACCGATGAGAAGGCGTTCAAACGTCTTTCGGGACCGGATGTCGGCATCAAGGTCGGCGACGGCGAATCCCTCGCCGAATACCGGGTCGCCTCCACCGAGGACGTCTCGCGCGCCCTCGCGTTCCTGCTCGAGGAACGCCGGAGCTGGCTGGCCGGTGCCTCCGCCCCCCGAATCGAGCGGCTGACCATGCTGGCCAGCCCGCGCTCCAAAGCCCTTGTCACACCGGACGGAACGGTCACCTGGCTGTGCCATCCGGAACCCGATTCGGCCGCCGTCTTCGCGCACCTGCTGGGCGGACCCGGCGCCGGGCACTTCACCATCCAGCCCGAACGGGCCGGACTGCCGCTGTCCCAGCGCTACATCGACGGCACCATGACCGCCGAAACCCGGTGGGCCAGTTTGCAGGTCGTCGACTACCTGCCGCACGACGTGGTGCCCGAACGCACCGACCTCACCCGCGTCATCACCGGTGACGCCAAGGCGGTCGTAACCTTCGCGCCCCGACCGGAATTCGGACAGGTGCCGGTGCGCATCGTGCCCGATCCGTCCGGATTGATCGTGCAGGGCACCAACGATCCGATGGTGCTGCGCTCCCCCGGCGTGGACTGGGAGATCATCGACGACGGCAATCACCACACCGCCCGCGCCGTCGTCGACCCGCGCCAGGGACCGATCGTCCTGGAATTGCGCTGCGGCACCTCCGATCTCGCCCCCGCCATGACCCCCGAGGCGGACCGGCGACGGGAAGCCGAGCGGTACTGGGCCGGCTGGGCCAGCTCGCTGGAACTGCCGCCGCTCAAGCCCGATCTCATGAAGCGGTCCGCGCTCACCCTGCGCGGACTGGTGCACGCGCCGTCGGGATCCATCCTGGCCGCGGCCACCACCTCGCTGCCCGAGGACATCGGCGGCGTGCGCAACTGGGACTACCGCTACTGCTGGCTGCGCGACGCCTCGCTCACCGCCTCCGCGCTGGTGTCGCTGGGGTCCATCGGCGAGGCCGAGGACCTGCTGGCCTGGGTGCACCGGGTGCTGGAAACCCTGCCCGGACCCGAACGCCTGCACCCGCTCTACACGCTCTACGGCGAAACCCTGCCGCCCGAAGCCTCGCTCGACCAGCTGCCCGGCTATGCCGGATCGCGGCCGGTGCGCGTCGGCAACGCGGCCAACATGCAGGTGCAGCTCGATGTGTTCGGTCCCATCGTGGACCTCATCTCGCAGCTCGCGCACGCACGGGAACGCAAGGGCATCACCGATCCGAAACGGGCTCTGCCGGACGCGGATTGGGAGCTCGTGCACGCCATGGTGTCCGCCGTGCAGCGGCGCTGGCGCGAACCCGACCACGGCATCTGGGAGATTCGCGGCAATCCGCGGCATCACGTGTACTCGAAGGTCATGGGCTGGCTGACCGCCGACCGGGCCATCACCCTGGCGCGCCAGTTCGGGCGCGGCGTCGATCCCGAATGGGAGAAACTGCGCGACACCATCGCCGACGAGGTGAAGATCGAAGGCTGGAACGACGAGGTCCAGTCCTACACGGCCGCCTACGACGGCACCGACCTGGATGCCGCCACCCTGCACATCGGTCTGAGCGGTCTGATCGACCCCTCCGACCCCCGCTTCGCCGCCACCGAAGCCGAACTCCGCAGCGGTTCCACCGTCTACCGCTACCACCACGACGACGGCCTGCCCGGCGGGGAAGGCGGCTTCCACCTGTGCGCCGCCTGGCTCGTCGAGGCCTACCTCCTCATCGGCAAGCGCGAGGACGCCGAAGCGCTCTTCGCCCAGCTCGTCGACGTCGCGGGCCCGACCGGCCTGCTGAGCGAGGAGTACGACCCCGTCGCCGAACGCTCCCTGGGCAACCACCCCCAGGCCTACAGCCACCTCGGCCTGCTGCGCTGCGCTCAGCTGTTGAGCCAGCCGGTGGCAGCGCTGACGTAA
- the kstR gene encoding cholesterol catabolism transcriptional regulator KstR — translation MASPSRSQAADGVATARTAPVTTLSEDDLSSAAQRDRRKRILDATLALASKGGYDAVQMRAVAERADVAVGTLYRYFPSKVHLLVSALAREFEQFEGRRKPLQGSTPQERMHLLLTQVTRAMQRDPLLTEAMTRAFMFADASAAAEVDRVGKVMDRFFARALSDEIPTDRELAIARVISDVWLSNLVAWLTRRASATDVTERLELTVDLLIGKKE, via the coding sequence ATGGCCAGTCCCTCCCGATCGCAGGCCGCCGACGGGGTGGCTACCGCGCGCACCGCGCCTGTCACCACGCTCAGCGAGGACGACCTGAGCTCGGCCGCCCAGCGCGACCGGCGCAAGCGGATCCTCGACGCGACCCTCGCGCTGGCCTCCAAGGGTGGGTACGACGCGGTCCAGATGCGAGCGGTCGCCGAACGCGCCGATGTCGCCGTGGGCACGCTCTACCGGTACTTCCCGTCCAAAGTGCACCTGCTGGTGTCCGCGCTCGCCCGGGAATTCGAGCAGTTCGAGGGACGGCGGAAGCCGTTGCAGGGCAGCACTCCCCAGGAGCGCATGCACCTGCTGCTGACCCAGGTCACCCGGGCCATGCAGCGCGACCCGCTGCTCACCGAGGCCATGACGCGCGCGTTCATGTTCGCCGACGCGTCCGCGGCGGCCGAAGTGGATCGCGTCGGCAAGGTGATGGACCGGTTCTTCGCCCGCGCACTGTCCGACGAGATTCCCACTGACCGGGAACTGGCCATCGCCCGAGTCATCTCCGATGTCTGGTTGTCCAACCTCGTTGCGTGGCTGACCCGTAGGGCCTCCGCCACCGACGTGACCGAACGCCTGGAGCTGACCGTCGATCTGCTCATCGGCAAGAAGGAGTAG
- a CDS encoding acyl-CoA dehydrogenase — MTIATTDEHKAVQESMRGWAAAVRPIATMRTGAPEYWREYWSRLADLGIFRVAVPEEAGGAGGSVADLAVLVEQAAHDLVGGPVLSTALAGLVAGEMLDENTPCGIALGGEIAISADDYSGLGRSRTGGSNTAPDLTMSGVWDNVIGAAPGTAVLLPLRSGDRRLWALIDAEATGLRVEPLDAIDQSTPLARVTLADVAVPQDRIFEPVQDPRDLAAVLIAAEAAGIAGWCLETATEYAKVREQFGKKIGEFQAVKHICAWMLCRAEQIRAVAADAAHAVDTGSSELGLAAAIALAVSLDAAVETAKDCIQVLGGIGFTWEHDAHLYLRKATAMRQLVGGSAHWRARVAELTYAGHRRSVGLALGADSDAAEGDSAWDTLGIDAADAAVLAADLAKIAALPVEQQRNALAESGLLASHWPAPYGRGAGPILRTWLDDQVRQAGIELPELAIANWAIPTLLQWGTAEQIERYAMPTLTGEVIWCQLFSEPGAGSDLAALRTVAERVEGGWKLRGQKVWTSLADKATWGICLARTDADAPKHKGISYFLVDMKSAGLDIRPLVEITGEARFNEVFLDDVFVPDECLVGTLGNGWKIARSTLSAERVAMGGKGIGEELEKLIAAAPKSGPGAELVADRLGGLISESVAGTLLEARAAQKLLSGGDPGPQSSVRKLVGVRHRQAVAEFAVELSGAAGALETEVVKEFLLTRCLSIAGGTEQILLTVAGERILGLPRESHG; from the coding sequence GTGACCATAGCCACCACTGACGAGCATAAAGCCGTTCAGGAGTCGATGCGTGGATGGGCCGCGGCAGTGCGCCCAATTGCAACAATGCGAACCGGCGCACCGGAATATTGGCGCGAATACTGGTCGCGCCTGGCCGATCTCGGAATTTTCCGGGTCGCGGTTCCGGAGGAGGCCGGCGGGGCCGGTGGTTCCGTCGCGGATCTGGCCGTTCTGGTGGAGCAGGCGGCACATGATCTGGTCGGCGGACCGGTCCTCTCGACCGCATTGGCGGGACTCGTTGCGGGCGAGATGCTCGACGAGAATACGCCGTGCGGCATTGCCCTCGGGGGCGAAATCGCAATATCGGCAGACGATTACTCCGGTTTGGGCAGGTCGCGAACCGGCGGCTCGAACACCGCCCCCGATCTCACCATGTCCGGCGTGTGGGACAACGTGATCGGCGCCGCACCCGGCACCGCCGTCCTGCTGCCGCTGCGCAGCGGTGACCGGCGACTCTGGGCGCTGATCGACGCCGAGGCGACGGGTCTGCGGGTGGAGCCGCTGGATGCCATCGACCAGAGCACGCCGCTGGCGCGGGTCACCCTCGCGGATGTCGCTGTGCCGCAGGATCGGATCTTCGAACCGGTCCAGGATCCGCGCGATCTGGCCGCCGTGCTCATTGCCGCCGAGGCCGCGGGCATCGCGGGCTGGTGCCTGGAGACCGCCACCGAATACGCCAAGGTGCGTGAGCAATTCGGTAAGAAGATCGGCGAATTCCAAGCGGTCAAACACATTTGCGCGTGGATGCTGTGCCGGGCCGAGCAGATTCGCGCCGTGGCCGCCGATGCCGCGCATGCCGTGGACACCGGCAGTAGCGAACTCGGCTTGGCCGCCGCCATCGCGCTCGCGGTATCCCTGGATGCCGCTGTCGAGACGGCGAAGGATTGCATTCAGGTGCTGGGTGGAATCGGTTTCACCTGGGAGCACGACGCGCACCTGTATCTGCGCAAGGCCACCGCCATGCGCCAGCTGGTGGGCGGCAGCGCGCACTGGCGGGCCCGGGTCGCCGAGCTGACCTACGCGGGTCACCGGCGTTCGGTCGGTCTGGCGCTGGGCGCGGATTCCGATGCGGCCGAGGGTGACTCGGCCTGGGACACGCTGGGCATCGACGCGGCCGACGCCGCGGTGCTGGCGGCCGATCTGGCCAAGATCGCGGCGCTGCCGGTCGAGCAGCAGCGCAACGCGCTGGCCGAATCCGGTCTGCTGGCTTCGCACTGGCCGGCCCCGTACGGTCGCGGCGCGGGCCCGATCCTGCGCACCTGGCTCGACGATCAGGTTCGCCAGGCCGGGATCGAGTTGCCGGAGCTGGCCATTGCCAACTGGGCGATTCCGACCCTGCTGCAGTGGGGTACCGCCGAGCAGATCGAGCGCTACGCCATGCCCACGCTCACCGGTGAGGTGATCTGGTGCCAGCTGTTCTCCGAGCCCGGCGCGGGTTCGGATCTGGCGGCGCTGCGCACGGTGGCCGAACGGGTCGAGGGCGGCTGGAAGCTGCGCGGCCAGAAGGTGTGGACCTCGCTCGCCGACAAGGCGACGTGGGGTATCTGCCTGGCGCGCACCGATGCCGACGCGCCCAAGCACAAGGGCATCAGCTATTTCCTGGTCGATATGAAGAGCGCGGGCCTGGATATCCGGCCGCTGGTGGAGATCACCGGTGAGGCGCGATTCAACGAGGTGTTCCTGGACGATGTGTTCGTTCCGGACGAATGCTTGGTCGGCACGCTCGGAAATGGTTGGAAGATCGCGCGTTCCACTTTGTCGGCCGAGCGGGTCGCCATGGGCGGCAAGGGAATCGGCGAGGAATTGGAGAAGCTCATCGCGGCCGCGCCCAAGTCCGGCCCGGGTGCGGAATTGGTCGCCGATCGTCTCGGCGGGCTTATTTCCGAGTCGGTAGCAGGAACTTTGCTGGAAGCTCGTGCAGCGCAAAAGCTGCTCAGCGGAGGCGATCCCGGGCCGCAGAGCAGTGTTCGCAAACTGGTCGGTGTGCGTCACCGGCAGGCGGTGGCCGAATTTGCCGTCGAATTGTCCGGTGCGGCGGGCGCTCTGGAAACCGAAGTGGTGAAAGAATTCCTGCTCACACGTTGTTTGTCGATTGCGGGCGGTACCGAGCAAATTTTGTTGACCGTCGCCGGTGAACGAATTCTCGGACTGCCGCGCGAGTCGCACGGCTGA